In the Carassius auratus strain Wakin chromosome 50, ASM336829v1, whole genome shotgun sequence genome, one interval contains:
- the LOC113066484 gene encoding PCNA-associated factor-like, with protein MVRTKADAVPGAYRKAVAASAPRKSLGASGSMDAHSSGAQSGTPAKSKYAGGNPVCPRPTPPWQKGIGDFFGGPSRKLEKENLHPVSDDEEEAGGSGVTKAPRKAKPIIDDDEEEE; from the exons ATGGTCCGAACTAAAGCTGATGCCGTTCCCGGCGCTTACCGGAAAG cTGTTGCCGCTTCTGCGCCCCGGAAGTCACTCGGCGCGTCCGGATCCATGGACGCGCACAGCAGTGGCGCGCAGTCGGGGACGCCTG CTAAGAGCAAGTACGCGGGGGGTAACCCTGTGTGTCCGCGGCCCACACCCCCCTGGCAGAAGGGCATCGGGGACTTCTTCGGGGGTCCCAGCCGGAAGCTGGAGAAGGAGAACCTTCATCCCGTGtctgatgatgaggaggaggcgGGCGGCAGTGGTGTCACTAAAGCACCCAGGAA GGCCAAACCAATCATTGATGACGACGAGGAGGAGGAATAA